One segment of Cryptococcus neoformans var. grubii H99 chromosome 2, complete sequence DNA contains the following:
- a CDS encoding oligosaccharidyl-lipid flippase: MTTPPSTSSASNPLLTARSLVLLQLLSRILTFTLNQSLLRLASPSVFGTAAIQFDLVCSSILFLSREGIRNALLRRSDVNNEVEPKSRAQIHALSIAPLQLGMVVSPLITGLYLWSSSQSTTSQQGFHLSLILYVASALIELSIEPCYIQVHRSSPPKINIRVQAEGGMAIVKATITVASLVGLGEGRALISFALGQVAGAIWLAVLYIKEFDWDVKSLVAAQKVEGQPKFDPDTLSLAVANTGQSLIKHVLTEADRLAVARISPLDDQGGYAVAMNYGSLIARIVFQPFEESLLLYYSNSLSSAATLPLFTLTIRLSLYLSTIIRTFVPPLFPAVSPLLLPRQYRDTSAPSILNLYLTLYIPCLSLNGVAEAFHTASADPGQVKRQARWMIASSGMFAGILFLLTHLRPQYISTNGGPFQLLTPNREECLVLASCAAMIIRIVYALRHAKWCFSFRRSSLRWLSLLPSVKIMGWACLVRLVLGLLAASGRWERGWKEWAELVVVGGIMGLATLGFIGQAEIGHIKDLRRMMKSEKSE; encoded by the exons ATGACCACTCCTccttcaacatcttcagCATCGAATCCTTTGCTGACAGCTAGGTCGCTCGTCCTCCTACAACTGCTTTCCCGAATCCTCACCTTTACCCTCAATCAATCCCTCTTGCGCTTGGCCTCGCCCTCCGTGTTCGGCACTGCTGCTATCCAGTTCGACCTTGTATGCTCCAGCATCCTATTCTTGTCACGAGAAGGTATTCGCAATGCTCTTTTGCGGAGAAGCGATGTCAATAATGAGGTTGAGCCGAAAAGTCGGGCGCAGATCCATGCCTTGTCAAtagctcctcttcaattGGGAATGGTCGTATCGCCCCTCATTACTGGTCTGTATTTGTGGTCATCCTCCCAAAGCACCACATCGCAGCAAGGATTCCATCTGTCATTGATTCTCTATGTGGCCTCGGCTCTTATAGAGCTCTCAATAGAGCCATGCTATATTCAAGTTCATCGGTCGTCGCCGCCCAAGATCAACATCAGAGTTCAGGCTGAAGGAGGAATGGCTATTGTAAAAGCGACCATCACAGTAGCCAGCCTAGTAGGCCtaggagagggaagagctTTGATCAGCTTTGCTTTGGGCCAGGTGGCCGGAGCTATTTGGTTAGCTGTACTGTATATTAAGGAATTTGACTGGGATGTGAAGAGCCTTGTAGCGGCGCAGAAAGTAGAGGG GCAACCCAAATTTGATCCTGATACGCTATCCTTAGCTGTTGCAAATACCGGACAAAGTCTCATCAAACATGTTTTGACTGAAGCCGACAGACTGGCGGTCGCGCGTATAAGCCCGCTTGATGATCAAGGGGGTTATGCTGTGGCTATGAACTATG GTTCTTTGATTGCTCGTATCGTTTTTCAACCATTCGAAgagtctcttcttctttactATTCGAACTCTCTCTCGTCTGCCGCCACTCTTCCATTGTTCACCTTGACCATCCGCCTCTCTCTGTACCTTTCTACTATCATTCGAACTTTCGTTCCTCCTCTGTTCCCAGCCGTTTCACCTCTCCTACTTCCTCGCCAATACCGTGACACATCTGCTCCATCAATCCTCAATCTATATCTGACGCTGTATATTCCATGTCTAAGCCTCAATGGTGTTGCCGAAGCTTTCCACACCGCCAGCGCCGACCCGGGCCAAGTCAAGCGACAAGCACGATGGATGATAGCTAGTTCCGGAATGTTTGCCGGCATTTTGTTTCTGCTCACCCATCTGCGGCCGCAATACATATCTACAAACGGTGGTCCCTTCCAACTGCTTACACCTAACAGAGAAGAATGCCTCGTCTTAGCATCATGTGCCGCCATGATCATTCGTATCGTGTACGCTCTTCGTCACGCTAAGTGGTGTTTCTCATTTCGGAGATCCAGTTTAAGATGGTTGAGTCTGTTGCCGAGTGTAAAGATTATGGGTTGGGCTTGTTTGGTCAGGCTCGTTCTCGGCCTCTTGGCGGCGTCTGGTAGATGGGAGAGGGGTTGGAAAGAATGGGCAGAGCTGGTAGTTGTTGGGGGCATAATGGGCCTTGCAACGTTGGGTTTCAT TGGTCAAGCTGAAATCGGACATATAAAAGATTTGAGAAGAATGATGAAATCTGAAAAATCAGAATAA
- a CDS encoding efflux protein EncT, with the protein MLWHRIIDFIAEIARYGDLCNRDGCMQRRSLSGGRRFRHLPISITVSGPHSIHLGNPRSTRALSNEYSMRNISQKSTTAITALKKATLKTGRNNIKAHVEKAESEYNQSQQNASHHHSENTLANLGQARKNFLVLIFSIATFVDICNVSGVAVAVAQISTDIKLDYSQIVWIVTSYSLCFAALLLFAGRLADLFPAQIVFEGGFIVLGILSLVTSFVTSNKYGFLILRGLGGIAGAMTIPSGYHLTVHLFPEPAEQQAKLALLGLAGAIGNVLGLVLAGVCMLASYKWFFRVIAIICIVFTIICVTILPFTGSTYTPDPNMPRWKRLDFMGVGLMMSSLICFILALTQGPIDGWGSASFIAPFILSFPLAIGFFFWESKIPAKSAVLPSSVWKITNIVISSLAIGIPFPFWATSQLLYSTYFQEVFGWTPIKVAAAMVPQGVTALIVGAAAQVIPQIITKPRITLPIGGALVIIAEILQVFSNGGHGTDYWRYCFPAFVLGSAGAVMTFFASAINLISYCPPEMAGVAGAWTQVISQVAGAITLAVQASFEGDGVADWNKAGRRSFYFQIAWTAILLLQFLIFYKTPGTPDEEHEAARKRIRESGKDAGV; encoded by the exons ATGCTCTGGCATCGCATTATTGATTTTATTGCGGAGATTGCACGCTACGGTGATCTCTGCAACCGCGACGGCTGCATGCAGAGACGATCACTAAGCGGGGGAAGGAGATTCCGACATCTCCCTATCTCGATCACCGTGTCGGGCCCACACTCAATTCACCTCGGCAATCCGCGAAGCACTCGGGCATTGTCAAATGAGTATAGTATGAGAAACATATCGCAGAAATCCACCACAGCCATAACAGCGCTCAAGAAAGCAACATTAAAGACAGGTAGGAATAATATAAAAGCCCAT GTAGAGAAAGCTGAATCTGAATACAATCAATCACAGCAAAATGCGAGCCATCATCACTCTGAGAACACTCTTGCCAACCTGGGCCAGGCTAGGAAGAACTTCTTAGTGCTTATCTTCTCCATAGCAACGTTTGTCGACATCTGCAA TGTTTCCGGAGTGGCCGTAGCGGTTGCGCAGATTTCAACTGACATTAAACTCGACTACTCTCAAATTGTTTGGATCGTCACATCTTATTCCCTGTGTTTTGCTGCTCTCTTACTTTTTGCCGGGCGACTGGCAGATTTGTTCCCAGCCCAAATAGTGTTCGAGGGAGGTTTCATCGTACTAGGGATATTGAGTTTGGTCACCTCTTTTGTGACTTCTAATAA GTATGGGTTTTTGATTCTACGTGGTCTTGGAGGTATTGCTGGTGCCATGA CAATCCCTTCCGGCTA TCATCTCACGgtccatctcttccctgAACCTGCAGAGCAACAAGCCAAATTAGCCCTTTTAGGATTAGCAGGTGCTATTGGAAATGTGCTCGGATT GGTGCTAGCAGGTGTGTGTATGTTGGCTAGCTATAAATGGTTCTTTAGGGTCATTGCCATCATCT GTATCGTCTTCACTATCATTTGTGTCACGATTTTGCCCTTCACAGGGTCAACGTACACCCCTGACCCTAATATGCCTCGTTGGAAGAGGCTCGACTTTATGGGCGTCGGACTTATGATGAGCTCTCTTATCTGCTTTATCCTTGCCTTAACTCAAGGCCCAATCGATGGGTGGGGTTCCGCCTCATTCATTGCTCCATTCATCCTGAGTTTCCCTCTTGCAATcggtttcttcttctggg AGTCTAAAATTCCAGCCAAGAGCGCCGTGTTGCCCAGTTCAGTATGGAAGATCACCAACATTGTGATCTCCAGCTTGGCGATAGGTATCCCTT TTCCATTCTGGGCGACTTCTCAGCTTTTATACTCTACTTACTTCCAAGAAGTATTTGGCTGGACACCAA TCAAAGTGGCGGCAGCAATGGTACCCCAGGGAGTTACTGCATTGATAGTTGGCGCGGCAGCGCAGGTCATCCCCCAAATCATCACAAAGCCGCGCATTACGCTTCCCATCGGCGGGGCTC TGGTGATTATCGCCGAGATTCTGCAAGTGTTCTCCAATGGAGGACATGGTACAGATTACTGGAGGTATTGCTTCCCTGCATTTGTGCTCGGCAGCGCTGGAGCAGTTATGACTTTCTTTGCCTCAGC TATCAATCTCATCTCCTATTGTCCTCCAGAAATGGCTGGTGTTGCAGGTGCATGGACCCAAGTGATC TCTCAAGTCGCGGGTGCTATTACACTCGCAGTTCAGGCGTCTTTCGAAGGGGACGGTGTTGCTGACTGGAACAAGGCTGGTCGCCGATCCTTCTATTTCCAAATCGCCTGGACAGCTATTCTGTTACTCCAGTTTTTAATTTTCTACAAGACGCCAGGAACTCCTGACGAAGAACACGAGGCCGCTAGAAAGAGAATCAGGGagagtggaaaggatgCGGGTGTGTGA
- a CDS encoding efflux protein EncT, variant — MSDDSTLADSHPIDASKVEKAESEYNQSQQNASHHHSENTLANLGQARKNFLVLIFSIATFVDICNVSGVAVAVAQISTDIKLDYSQIVWIVTSYSLCFAALLLFAGRLADLFPAQIVFEGGFIVLGILSLVTSFVTSNKYGFLILRGLGGIAGAMTIPSGYHLTVHLFPEPAEQQAKLALLGLAGAIGNVLGLVLAGVCMLASYKWFFRVIAIICIVFTIICVTILPFTGSTYTPDPNMPRWKRLDFMGVGLMMSSLICFILALTQGPIDGWGSASFIAPFILSFPLAIGFFFWESKIPAKSAVLPSSVWKITNIVISSLAIGIPFPFWATSQLLYSTYFQEVFGWTPIKVAAAMVPQGVTALIVGAAAQVIPQIITKPRITLPIGGALVIIAEILQVFSNGGHGTDYWRYCFPAFVLGSAGAVMTFFASAINLISYCPPEMAGVAGAWTQVISQVAGAITLAVQASFEGDGVADWNKAGRRSFYFQIAWTAILLLQFLIFYKTPGTPDEEHEAARKRIRESGKDAGV; from the exons ATGTCTGACGATTCAACATTGGCTGACAGCCATCCTATCGACGCTAGCAAGGTAGAGAAAGCTGAATCTGAATACAATCAATCACAGCAAAATGCGAGCCATCATCACTCTGAGAACACTCTTGCCAACCTGGGCCAGGCTAGGAAGAACTTCTTAGTGCTTATCTTCTCCATAGCAACGTTTGTCGACATCTGCAA TGTTTCCGGAGTGGCCGTAGCGGTTGCGCAGATTTCAACTGACATTAAACTCGACTACTCTCAAATTGTTTGGATCGTCACATCTTATTCCCTGTGTTTTGCTGCTCTCTTACTTTTTGCCGGGCGACTGGCAGATTTGTTCCCAGCCCAAATAGTGTTCGAGGGAGGTTTCATCGTACTAGGGATATTGAGTTTGGTCACCTCTTTTGTGACTTCTAATAA GTATGGGTTTTTGATTCTACGTGGTCTTGGAGGTATTGCTGGTGCCATGA CAATCCCTTCCGGCTA TCATCTCACGgtccatctcttccctgAACCTGCAGAGCAACAAGCCAAATTAGCCCTTTTAGGATTAGCAGGTGCTATTGGAAATGTGCTCGGATT GGTGCTAGCAGGTGTGTGTATGTTGGCTAGCTATAAATGGTTCTTTAGGGTCATTGCCATCATCT GTATCGTCTTCACTATCATTTGTGTCACGATTTTGCCCTTCACAGGGTCAACGTACACCCCTGACCCTAATATGCCTCGTTGGAAGAGGCTCGACTTTATGGGCGTCGGACTTATGATGAGCTCTCTTATCTGCTTTATCCTTGCCTTAACTCAAGGCCCAATCGATGGGTGGGGTTCCGCCTCATTCATTGCTCCATTCATCCTGAGTTTCCCTCTTGCAATcggtttcttcttctggg AGTCTAAAATTCCAGCCAAGAGCGCCGTGTTGCCCAGTTCAGTATGGAAGATCACCAACATTGTGATCTCCAGCTTGGCGATAGGTATCCCTT TTCCATTCTGGGCGACTTCTCAGCTTTTATACTCTACTTACTTCCAAGAAGTATTTGGCTGGACACCAA TCAAAGTGGCGGCAGCAATGGTACCCCAGGGAGTTACTGCATTGATAGTTGGCGCGGCAGCGCAGGTCATCCCCCAAATCATCACAAAGCCGCGCATTACGCTTCCCATCGGCGGGGCTC TGGTGATTATCGCCGAGATTCTGCAAGTGTTCTCCAATGGAGGACATGGTACAGATTACTGGAGGTATTGCTTCCCTGCATTTGTGCTCGGCAGCGCTGGAGCAGTTATGACTTTCTTTGCCTCAGC TATCAATCTCATCTCCTATTGTCCTCCAGAAATGGCTGGTGTTGCAGGTGCATGGACCCAAGTGATC TCTCAAGTCGCGGGTGCTATTACACTCGCAGTTCAGGCGTCTTTCGAAGGGGACGGTGTTGCTGACTGGAACAAGGCTGGTCGCCGATCCTTCTATTTCCAAATCGCCTGGACAGCTATTCTGTTACTCCAGTTTTTAATTTTCTACAAGACGCCAGGAACTCCTGACGAAGAACACGAGGCCGCTAGAAAGAGAATCAGGGagagtggaaaggatgCGGGTGTGTGA
- a CDS encoding microtubule motor protein, giving the protein MSKSIACHVRLRPSKPSDGKVNEQGIVINGNKISALNNQGDKRYHFEFEKCHNERSTQEEVFEHVKPLLDQAWKGINTTIFAYGVTGAGKTHTMQGTKEEPGLIPRAVNAILQRHALSPSSINVSMSYVEILKDEVYDLLGSRAEPRKREIRMSAGGQNVIADLIHQPISSWEEFETIYEAASKTRKTASTKLNSSSSRSHAILTIHLEMLGSADKVNYGKICFTDLAGSENNNLTGNDRERMRESSAINTSLTTLGKVVDALNVIAQRGGDGTGVFVPYRESKLTRLLQDALGGSSLSLLICCLAPGEKFARDTINTLQFGKKSKIVENRLNNDRTDFRRLSQLPPSANFKTINPQAPFKIHMDGCPPLSRPSLGRPALAHLAPNACHKRQHSNIGFADGGKSGQKEKMAMALTEEQLEKRIQMIVSQEMAHEREKERRLQGQSPQQPIPQLGPPSDIDVTSKSHIREVGSLSEEEKDNRAKAIVKHARRVHQSGDLVNALDLYKKAYEYAPQNQKLAMRITELQLAIEGILPPPQLSGHSGHENRHLPSMSHLKRSRAPHGSMSLAELSWEGDEDTHTGSKKKPRYEVDDRTLN; this is encoded by the exons ATGTCCAAATCTATAGCTTGTCACGTCCGTTTGAGACCATCGAAACCGTCAGACGGCAAGGTCAACGAGCAAGGCATCGTGATCAATGGGAACAAGATATCAGCTCTGAACAATCAAGGGGACAAACGATATCATTTCGA ATTCGAGAAATGCCACAATGAGAGAAGCACACAGGAGGAGGTTTTTGAGCATGTAAAACCTTT GCTCGATCAGGCTTGGAAAGGGATT AATACAACCATTTTTGCCTATGGGGTTACAGGCGCCGGTAAAACACAT ACCATGCAAGGAACCAAGGAAGAACCTGGGCTCATCCCCAGAGCCGTCAAT GCGATTCTACAGAGACATgccctttctccttcatcgaTAAATGTCTCGATGTCTTATGTT GAAATACTTAAGGACGAAGTATATGATTTACTGGGTTCCCGCGCCGAA ccaaggaaaagggaaatcCGTATGAGCGCAGGAGGACAGAACGTTATTGCGGATTTGATCCATCAGCCAATCTCGTCCTGGGAGGAATTTGAGACTATATATGA AGCTGCCTCGAAAACACGTAAAACTGCCTCCACAAAGTTAAATTCCAGTTCTTCAAGGTCGCATGCTATCCTTACTATCCACCTCGAAATGTTGGGATCTGCAGACAAAGTAAATTATGGGAAAATTTGC TTCACTGACCTTGCGGGATCCGAGAACAACAACCTCACAGGAAATGATCGAGAACGCATGCGAGAA AGCTCTGCTATCAACACTTCCTTGACGACATTGGGCAAAGTTGTTGACGCTCTGAATGTTATCGCCCAGAGGGGTGGTGATGGGACAGGTGTATTCGTGCCTTATCGGGAATCGAAGTTGACCCGGCTTCTTCAAG ATGCTCTCGGAGGGTCTTCCCTTAGTCTTCTGATTTGTTGTTTGGCTCCAGGGGAGAAATTTGCCAGAGACACAATCAATACTCTTCA GTTTGGAAAGAAATCAAAAATAGTAGAGAATAGACTTAATAACGACCGAACAG ATTTCCGCCGTCTTTCTCAGCTCCCTCCATCAGCCAATTTCAAGACAATCAATCCACAAGCGCCTTTCAAAATTCATATGGACGGTTGCCCCCCTCTCTCCAGGCCATCTCTCGGAAGGCCTGCTTTGGCACATTTAGCTCCTAACGCATGTCACAAAAGGCAGCACTCGAATATAGGCTTTGCTGATGGAGGGAAAAGTGGccaaaaagagaaaatggCCATGGCTCTCACGGAGGAGCAATTGGAGAAAAGA ATCCAAATGATTGTGTCCCAAGAGATGGCCCACGAGCGTGAGAAAGAGCGACGGCTTCAAGGCCAATCACCTCAGCAACCTATTCCTCAACTGGGACCACCGTCAGATATTGACGTTACGTCTAAGTCCCACATCCGAGAAGTCGGGTCATtgagtgaagaagagaaagacaaCAGGGCGAAAGCAATTGTTAAGCATGCTAGGCGCGTACACCAGTC AGGGGATCTGGTTAATGCCCTAGATTTGTATAAAAAAGCCTACGAATACGCACCCCAGAACCAGAAACTCGCCATGAG GATCACTGAATTGCAGCTGGCGATTGAAGggattcttcctcctcctcaactctCCGGTCATTCAGGTCACGAGAATCGACATCTGCCCTCCATGTCTCATTTAAAACGATCACGAGCGCCGCACGGATCAATGTCGTTGGCAGAGCTTTCTTGGGAAGGCGACGAGGATACTCATACAGGCTCCAAAAAGAAACCAAGGTATGAGGTAGATGATCGCACCTTGAATTGA